The region AAAAATTATCAGGAGAATTTACTGATGAAGTAAATTCTGATATAGACAATGGTCCATCTAAGCCTTCAAATGTTATGAGCAAAGTTACTTCTCTTTTATACACTAGATTTAAAAATGGTGAATTGCCGATTGCTGTAGTTAGTATGGATAATTGTTCACATAACGGGGAAAAACTTTATAATGCGGTAAACACTATTGCTAATAAGTGGTTTGAAAAAGGGCTTGTTGAAAAAGAATTTGTTTCTTACATAAATAATACTAATAAAGTTACATTCCCTTGGAGTATGATTGATAAAATAACGCCTAGACCTTCAAAATCAGTAGAAGAAAAACTTAAGGATTTAGGACTCCAAAATATAGATCCGATTATAACAAATAAACACACATATATAGCACCGTTCGTAAATACTGAAAGACCTCAGTATCTTGTTATTGAAGATGATTTTCCTAATGGTCGTATACCTCTTGAAGATGCAGGTGTTTATTTTACAGATAGAGAAACAGTTGAAAAAGTTGAAAGAATGAAAGTGTGTACATGCCTTAATCCGCTTCATACATCTATGGCTGTATTTGGTTGTTTACTTGGATACAATCTTATTGCAGATGAAATGAAAGATGAATGTATAAGAAAGCTTGTAGAGAAAATAGGTTATAAGGAAGGTATGCCTGTAGTTACTGATCCAGGAATACTTAATCCTAAAGATTTTATAAAAGAAGTTATAGAGGTAAGACTTCCAAATGCTTATATTCCAGATACACCTCAAAGAATTGCTACAGATACATCACAGAAGGTTGGAATAAGATTTGGTGAAACAATTAAAGAATATATAAGAAGAGAAGATTTAGATGTTAAATCTTTAAAGTATATTCCAATGGTTATTGCAGCATGGTGTAGATATATGCTTGGAATAGATGACAAGGGTGAAAAGTTTGAAATAAGTTCAGATCCACTTTTAGAAACTTTAAAGCAATATTTATCTGAAGTTAATATTGGTAGCGAATATAAAAATGGTACTTTGAAACCAATACTTTCAAACAAAGATATTTTTGGCTCTGATTTGTATCAAGTTGGTATTGGAGAAAAGGTTGAAAGCTATTTTGCTGAAATGATAAAGGGAAAAGGTGCAGTTAGGGATACACTTAAAAAGAGCTTGAATTTTAAATAGTAAGGACGTGTTATTATGAAAATGACGTTTAGATGGTTTGGTGAAAATGATGATAGTGTAACACTTGATCAAATACGCCAAATACCAGGTGTTACGGGAGTTGTTGGATTTTTAGGAGATATTCCAGCTGGAGAGGTTTGGACGCTAGACAGGATACTGGACTATAAGAAAAATATAGAAGCACATGGGCTGGAACTAGAGGTTATTGAAAGTGTAAATGTGCACGAGGACATAAAACTTGGGCTACCATCTAGAGACAAGTATATAGAGAATTACAAGGAGACTATAAAAAATCTTTCAAAAGCAGGTGTAAAGGTAATATGTTATAATTTTATGCCAGTATTTGATTGGCTTAGGACAGATCTTGCAATGAAACTATCAGATGGTTCTGAAGCTATGGATTATGATGATGCAAAACTAAAAGGAATGGATCCAGTAAAACTTGTAGAGGATACAGAAAAAAATTCTAATGGATTTACGCTTCCTGGATGGGAACCTGAAAGACTTAAGGAATTAAAAAAAGTTCTTAAGTTATATAAGGATGTAGATGAAGAAAAGTTATTTGAAAACTTCAAGTATTTTCTTGAGGGAATCATACCAACATGTGAAAAGTATGATGTCAAAATGGCAGTTCATCCAGATGACCCTGCATGGGGAATATTTGGATTACCTAGAGTAGTTCATTCAAAAGAAAATTTAGATAGAATAGTGAAATCAGTGGATAGCCTATATAATGGAATTACACTTTGCAGTGGTGCATTAGGCTGTGAAAGGAAAAACAATATTCCTGAAATTATAAGATATTTTGGTGCCATGGGAAGGATACATTTTGCTCATGTTAGAAATATAAAATTTGTAGGTGAAAGACATTTTCATGAAGTATCACATCTTTCAAGTGATGGAAGCTTTGATATGTTTGAAATAATGAAGGCTTATCATGATATAGGCTTTGATGGATACATGAGACCAGATCATGGAAGAATGATATGGAATGAAAAAGCAAGACCTGGATATGGACTATATGATAGAGCTCTTGGTGTAACTTATTTAAATGGTCTTTGGGAAGCTATTAATAAAATGAGCAGTCAAAAATAAGTTAATTGAAAATAGACATTTTTATTAATTAATCATTGTCATATTATTGCGAGTAATATGGTGATGGTTAATAAAAATGCCTACAAATAAAAAATATTTACGAATAATAATATATCATATCTTATGGCAATTAACAAACTTAATAACTTTGATTGTTAGCTATTAAAAATGGAATTTTATAATTTGAAAGTAGGTTGATTACATTGAGTAAATTTATGGATGAAAATTTTTTATTATCGAATGATTTAGCAGTAAAGCTCTATCATGATTATGCTAAAAATATGCCTATTATAGATTATCATTGTCATATAGATCCAAAAGAAATTTATGAAAATAAAAAATTTAAGAATATAACAGAAGCATGGTTATACGGAGACCATTATAAGTGGAGGGCCATGAGAATCAATGGTGTAGATGAAAAATTTATTACAGGAGATGCAACCGATTACGAGAAGTTCATGGCATGGGCAAAAACGATTACAATGACTATATGTAACCCGCTTTATAGTTGGACACACTTAGAGCTTCAAAGATTTTTTGGAATATATGATATTTTAAATGAAAAAACTGCACCTCAAATTTGGAAAAAAGCAAACAAAATGCTTTCAAGTGATGAGTTTAGAGTTAGGGAATTAATTAAAAAATCAAATGTTGAGACTATATGTACAACAGATGATCCAGTAGATACTTTGGAATATCATATAAAAATCAAGAAAGATAAAGATTTTGATGTAAAGGTTTTACCAACTTTTAGACCTGATAAAGCTATGAAAATAAGATCAAATGACTTTATTCCGTGGCTTAAAAAACTTGAACAAGTATCTAAAATGAAAATTTCAGATTATGATGAATTTTTAAGTGCCCTTAAAGTGAGAATAGAATTTTTTGATTCTGTTGGATGCAAAATTTCAGATCATGGATTGGATTCCATTATGTATGAAGAAACTTCAAAAGAAGAAGTAAAGAATATATTTTATAGGGCTATAAATGGTAAAACCATAAGTCAAGAGGAAGAAAATAAATATAAAACATATACATTAAGATGTATGGGTAGAGCTTACTATAAATTAGGCTGGACAATGCAAATTCATATGGAAGCAATTAGAGATAACAATACAAGAATGCTAGAAAAACTGGGACCTAATACGGGATTTGATTCTATTAGGGATGGGAGTATAGCATATCCACTTTCAAAAATTTTAGATTCATTAGAGAAGGAAAAAGCTCTTCCTAGAACAATAATATATTCATTAAATCCAAATGATAATTATATTGTCAGCACAATGGCCGGAAACTTCCAAGGTGACGGAATTCCTGGAAAGATTCAATTTGGTGCAGCATGGTGGTTTAATGACAATAAAAATGGAATGATAGACCAAATGAAAGCTTTATCTAATACAGGACTTATATCAAGATTTGTAGGAATGCTTACAGATTCAAGGAGCTTTTTATCATATACAAGGCATGAGTATTTTAGGAGAATACTTTGCAATCTAATAAGTGAATCGGTTGAAAATGGTGAGGTACCAGAAGATATGGAATTACTAGAAAATACAATAAAAGGAATATGCTATAACAATGCAAAAAAATATTTTAGATTTTAAACGATACTAAAGAATACCATATAGAGAGAAGGAGTTTATGTGTCACGTAAAGATAAAAAAATTACTATACCTGTAGGTATTGGATATGGATTAGTGGATTTAATGGGCGGTGGAGCTTTTACGATTATTGGAGCCTTTTTACTCTTTTTTTACACTAATTTTGCAGGATTATCACCTGTACAGGCTGCTTCTATTATAGCTATAGCACGAATTGTTGATTCATTTACTAGCTTATTTATAGGTAGTTTGACAGATAATTTTTATAAAAATAAATTAGGTAAAAAATTCGGAAGAAGGCGTTTCTTTTTACTCATTGGTGCACCTTTAATGGCAGACTATGTTTTGTTGTGGGTAACAGGACAAAGTTATTGGTTTTATTTAGTGACTTATTTGTTATTTGAAATAATAGCTGCAATGGTTCTAATTCCATGGGAAACGCTGCCAACTGAGATGACAGATAATTTTGATGATAGAACTAAAATTTCTACATGCAGAATGTTTATTTCTGCTTCGGGTACGTTTTTAGCTACTTTTGTTCCTGGTCAGTTAATTGGTTATTTTGGTCAACGTAATCCATATGCATATTTTATTAATGGATTAATATTTGCTATACTATATGCAATTTGTATATTTTCAGCTTATCATGTATCATGGGAAAGAGAGCTTACACCAGAAATGAAGAAATTGGCTTCAGCTGAGCCTGAACATAAAAGTATTAAAGATTATATAAAAAATATTATTGAGGTAGCGGGTGATTATCTATCAACTTTGAAAATTAAAAGCTTTAGAAAACATTTAGCTATTTACCTACTATCATTTACTGCTAAAGATACATTTAATACTGTATTTGTATTTTTCTGTGTTTATAATTTGAAGGCTACATCATCACTTGCAGCTAATTTGCTTTCACTTAGTATTGTTGGTATACCTATGACTATAGTAGGCGGATTTTTGATGATTAAGATTGGTCCGGCTAACTTGTATAAGATATCATATTCCATAATGATTGTATGCTTATTTGCTTTTTATGGTGTTTATGTAGGAGGACTAGGAGCCAATATGGTCTTATTATTTTTGATTGCTGGTGTTTATCAAATAGGAAGAAGTTTATTGGAATTCACACCATGGAATGTGTTCCCATTTATACCGGATGTAGATGAAATAGTTACAAAGAAAAGAAGAGAAGGACTTTTTGCAGCAGTTATGACTTTTACAAGAAAAAGCAGTGTAGCCATTGCTACATTCGCTGTTGGATTAATATTACAAGCCTCAGGTTTTGTTAAAGGAAGAGCTGTACAATCTCATTTTGTAATGCAGACTATTGCATATATACTAATTATTGGCTGCGTTGGAATGCTTGTATGGTCTATAGCATTAGCATTTACTTTTAAACTTAACAAACAAACACATATTATATTATTAAATGAAATTAAACGTTTGAAAGAGAATGGTTCAAAGGATGATGTAGATCCGAAAACAAAAGAAGTTGTTGAAAATCTTACTGGCTATAAATATGAAAATGTTTGGAGATAAAGCATATTTAAAGATTAGTAATATGCAAGATTTATATTAGAATCAAAATGTTTCCTCACAATCGATTAAAGACTAATTGATTGTGAGGTATTTTTATGAGTTTAAGAAGTATAATAAACTTAGAATAATATAGATTATTGAAATTAAAATAAAAACTAGCAATAAATATATATTTAAAGGCCTGTAAAGTTTTAATTTTGGCTGTTTTATAGTATAATATTTATAGCTAAAATTTTAGGGGGTGTTATGTAGTGTTATATAAAGAAAAATATGAACTATGGTTGAATTCAAAAGCTGTAGATGATGAAACTAAGAATGAACTCAAGAGTATAAAGGATGACAAGGAAATAGAGGATAGATTTTATAAAGATTTAGAGTTTGGAACGGGGGGACTTAGAGGAGTAATTGCAGCTGGCAGTAATAGGATGAACATATATACTGTTGGTAAAGCAACACAGGGTCTTGCAGATTATCTGAATAAAACTTATAAAGGTGAAATTGGTGTTAGTATAGCTCACGATTCAAGAATAATGTCAAGAGAATTTGCAGAAAGAGCAGCTTGTGTTTTAAGTGCTAATGGAATAAAAGCTTATTTATTTGATTCACTTAGACCTACACCTATGCTTTCATTTACTGTGAGACATTTAGATTGTAAGGCTGGAATTGTAATTACTGCTTCACACAATCCAAAACAATATAATGGATACAAAGTTTACAATGAGGATGGAAATCAGCTTACGGATAAAGCAGCAGCAGAAGTCCTTGATTGTATAGAAAAAACAGATGCTTTTTCTGGTGTAAAACTTGCAAAAATGAATGAAGCAAAAGAAAGTGGATTGCTTACTATAATTGGTGAAGATGTAGATAAGGCTTACATAGAGAAAGTTAAAAACCTTACCATAAGAAAAGACATGGTAAAAGAACATGCAAAAGATTTAAAAATAATATATACACCTATTCATGGTTCTGGAAATATTCCTGTAAGAAGAGTTCTAAAAGAATTGGGATACGAAAATGTATCTGTAGTTAAGGAACAGGAAAAACCAGATGGTAATTTTCCTACTGCACCATATCCAAATCCAGAACAGCCTTCAGTATTTAATATAGCTCTTGAATTAGCTAAAAAGGTTGAGCCAGATGTTATATTTGGAACTGATCCTGATTGTGATAGAATAGGAGTTGTAGTTAAAAATAAGAACGGAGAATATAAAGTACTCACAGGAAATCAAACAGGAGTTCTTTTAACTCATTATATAATATCATCACTTAAGGATTTAAATAAACTTCCTTCTAATGGTGCTGTTATAAAGACTATAGTAACTTCTGAAATGACACGTAAGATTGCAGAAGATTATAATATAAAACTTATAGATGTACTTACAGGTTTTAAGTATATAGGTGAAAAAATCAAGGAATTTGAGAAAACTAAATCTAATACTTATTTATTTGGCTTTGAAGAAAGTTATGGATGTCTTGCTGGTACTTTTGTAAGAGATAAAGATGCTGTTATAGCTGCTACACTTGTATGTGAAATGGCTTTATATTATAAGAAAAAAGGATTAAATCTTGACGATGCTCTTAATAAGTTATATGAGAAATATGGATTTTATAAAGAAAAATTAGTTTCAATAGAACTTAAAGGCAAGGAAGGACAAGAAAAAATTCAGAATGCACTTAACTATTTGAGAAAAAATGCGCCTAAGAGTATAGATGGAGTAAGGATAGTTAAAAATTTTGATTATAAGGCAAGTATTGAAAAAGATCTTGTACATCAGACTGAAAATGAAATAAAACTTCCTAAATCAAATGTATTAAGGTATATTTTAGAGGATGGTTCATGGTTTGTTGTAAGACCATCTGGAACTGAGCCTAAAATGAAAATATACTTAGCTGTTGTAGGTAATAATTCAAATGATTCAGAAGCTAAAATGGATAAGTTTAATGAAAGTGTTATGAATGTTGTAAATGATGCTTGTAAATAAATATTAGGATAATTTTAAATTAATAAAATGGAAGGTGATAGTTACCTTCCATTTTGATGTATAAATGGTGGTGAAATAATGAGTGTAGAAGAAGAATTTAAAGAAAAGGTATCAAAACTTATTTTTTTGGAACTTAGATTTCAAAGTGTACAATCAATTTTTAAGGTTAGTATGAATGAAAATATATATGTACCAATAAGATCAAAAAGAGTTATAGATAAAGTTAAAAGTGGAGAAAAATTCAAGAATATACCTCTTTCTTTTTTCGTAGAAGGTATGTTTTATGTACTGGGTGGAGATGAAAATTTCAAATATAACTCAATATATAAAAAAATATTAAATAAAAATTTAGAAATTACAACACAATATATAAAGGAAATTATATTTAGTGAGGTTAAAGATTCTAATTATGAAGATGCATATATACTTCTTAAAGGATTAACTTTTATAGAGGAAAATGAAGAAAATTATGATAAGGCTTTGATGGTAGCTGAGAATATAAGAGAGAAAAATTCTGAATTTAAAGAAGAAGAATTGAAAATAATAGAAAGAGCTAAAGAAATTAAAAAATTTCCAAAACCTTATTTTTATGAGGCTTTAATTAAAAATCAAGATAAGGATTACGAAGGTGCCTGGTATTCTATAAATACTTATATTGAAAATGGCGGAGAACAAAGTGAAAATGTATTAGAGTTAAAGCATTCTCTTAAGGATATAAGGGAATACGAAAAAGCAAAAGAAATAATGAATGGAGAGCCTAAAGAATCACTTAAAATATTCATAAAGCTTCTTGATGAATTTGAAGATGATGCAGTGCTTTTGTATTATATAGGAGTAAATTATAGAATACTTTCAAATTATGAAAAAGCAATTTATTATCTTAATGAATCAATAGCAATAGATAATAATATAGTAGAAGTTTTTAATGAACTTGGCATAAACTATGCAGCTATTGGTGATATGGATAAGGCCATAGCATATTTAAGAAAAGCATTTGAAGTGACTAAGTCAATAGAGATATGCACTAATCTTATTATATGTTATCTTAATAAGGGAGATCTAAAGCAAGCTAAATTGCATTACGATATAGCAAAAAAAATGAATCCTAAAGATGAAATTGTTTTA is a window of Clostridium pasteurianum DNA encoding:
- a CDS encoding mannitol dehydrogenase family protein, with protein sequence MLNLSSESIKNQSIWENKKVELPKFDYEKMSQNTIENPTWVHFGAGNIFRGFIASLQQKLLNSGKVKTGIIAAETYDYEIIDKIYKPYDNLSLQVIMNPDGKLDKTVIASIGESIAADTERKESWNRLNTIFSKPSLKMVSFTITEKGYNLKKLSGEFTDEVNSDIDNGPSKPSNVMSKVTSLLYTRFKNGELPIAVVSMDNCSHNGEKLYNAVNTIANKWFEKGLVEKEFVSYINNTNKVTFPWSMIDKITPRPSKSVEEKLKDLGLQNIDPIITNKHTYIAPFVNTERPQYLVIEDDFPNGRIPLEDAGVYFTDRETVEKVERMKVCTCLNPLHTSMAVFGCLLGYNLIADEMKDECIRKLVEKIGYKEGMPVVTDPGILNPKDFIKEVIEVRLPNAYIPDTPQRIATDTSQKVGIRFGETIKEYIRREDLDVKSLKYIPMVIAAWCRYMLGIDDKGEKFEISSDPLLETLKQYLSEVNIGSEYKNGTLKPILSNKDIFGSDLYQVGIGEKVESYFAEMIKGKGAVRDTLKKSLNFK
- the uxuA gene encoding mannonate dehydratase, encoding MKMTFRWFGENDDSVTLDQIRQIPGVTGVVGFLGDIPAGEVWTLDRILDYKKNIEAHGLELEVIESVNVHEDIKLGLPSRDKYIENYKETIKNLSKAGVKVICYNFMPVFDWLRTDLAMKLSDGSEAMDYDDAKLKGMDPVKLVEDTEKNSNGFTLPGWEPERLKELKKVLKLYKDVDEEKLFENFKYFLEGIIPTCEKYDVKMAVHPDDPAWGIFGLPRVVHSKENLDRIVKSVDSLYNGITLCSGALGCERKNNIPEIIRYFGAMGRIHFAHVRNIKFVGERHFHEVSHLSSDGSFDMFEIMKAYHDIGFDGYMRPDHGRMIWNEKARPGYGLYDRALGVTYLNGLWEAINKMSSQK
- the uxaC gene encoding glucuronate isomerase, encoding MSKFMDENFLLSNDLAVKLYHDYAKNMPIIDYHCHIDPKEIYENKKFKNITEAWLYGDHYKWRAMRINGVDEKFITGDATDYEKFMAWAKTITMTICNPLYSWTHLELQRFFGIYDILNEKTAPQIWKKANKMLSSDEFRVRELIKKSNVETICTTDDPVDTLEYHIKIKKDKDFDVKVLPTFRPDKAMKIRSNDFIPWLKKLEQVSKMKISDYDEFLSALKVRIEFFDSVGCKISDHGLDSIMYEETSKEEVKNIFYRAINGKTISQEEENKYKTYTLRCMGRAYYKLGWTMQIHMEAIRDNNTRMLEKLGPNTGFDSIRDGSIAYPLSKILDSLEKEKALPRTIIYSLNPNDNYIVSTMAGNFQGDGIPGKIQFGAAWWFNDNKNGMIDQMKALSNTGLISRFVGMLTDSRSFLSYTRHEYFRRILCNLISESVENGEVPEDMELLENTIKGICYNNAKKYFRF
- a CDS encoding MFS transporter — encoded protein: MSRKDKKITIPVGIGYGLVDLMGGGAFTIIGAFLLFFYTNFAGLSPVQAASIIAIARIVDSFTSLFIGSLTDNFYKNKLGKKFGRRRFFLLIGAPLMADYVLLWVTGQSYWFYLVTYLLFEIIAAMVLIPWETLPTEMTDNFDDRTKISTCRMFISASGTFLATFVPGQLIGYFGQRNPYAYFINGLIFAILYAICIFSAYHVSWERELTPEMKKLASAEPEHKSIKDYIKNIIEVAGDYLSTLKIKSFRKHLAIYLLSFTAKDTFNTVFVFFCVYNLKATSSLAANLLSLSIVGIPMTIVGGFLMIKIGPANLYKISYSIMIVCLFAFYGVYVGGLGANMVLLFLIAGVYQIGRSLLEFTPWNVFPFIPDVDEIVTKKRREGLFAAVMTFTRKSSVAIATFAVGLILQASGFVKGRAVQSHFVMQTIAYILIIGCVGMLVWSIALAFTFKLNKQTHIILLNEIKRLKENGSKDDVDPKTKEVVENLTGYKYENVWR
- a CDS encoding phospho-sugar mutase, with protein sequence MLYKEKYELWLNSKAVDDETKNELKSIKDDKEIEDRFYKDLEFGTGGLRGVIAAGSNRMNIYTVGKATQGLADYLNKTYKGEIGVSIAHDSRIMSREFAERAACVLSANGIKAYLFDSLRPTPMLSFTVRHLDCKAGIVITASHNPKQYNGYKVYNEDGNQLTDKAAAEVLDCIEKTDAFSGVKLAKMNEAKESGLLTIIGEDVDKAYIEKVKNLTIRKDMVKEHAKDLKIIYTPIHGSGNIPVRRVLKELGYENVSVVKEQEKPDGNFPTAPYPNPEQPSVFNIALELAKKVEPDVIFGTDPDCDRIGVVVKNKNGEYKVLTGNQTGVLLTHYIISSLKDLNKLPSNGAVIKTIVTSEMTRKIAEDYNIKLIDVLTGFKYIGEKIKEFEKTKSNTYLFGFEESYGCLAGTFVRDKDAVIAATLVCEMALYYKKKGLNLDDALNKLYEKYGFYKEKLVSIELKGKEGQEKIQNALNYLRKNAPKSIDGVRIVKNFDYKASIEKDLVHQTENEIKLPKSNVLRYILEDGSWFVVRPSGTEPKMKIYLAVVGNNSNDSEAKMDKFNESVMNVVNDACK
- a CDS encoding tetratricopeptide repeat protein — translated: MSVEEEFKEKVSKLIFLELRFQSVQSIFKVSMNENIYVPIRSKRVIDKVKSGEKFKNIPLSFFVEGMFYVLGGDENFKYNSIYKKILNKNLEITTQYIKEIIFSEVKDSNYEDAYILLKGLTFIEENEENYDKALMVAENIREKNSEFKEEELKIIERAKEIKKFPKPYFYEALIKNQDKDYEGAWYSINTYIENGGEQSENVLELKHSLKDIREYEKAKEIMNGEPKESLKIFIKLLDEFEDDAVLLYYIGVNYRILSNYEKAIYYLNESIAIDNNIVEVFNELGINYAAIGDMDKAIAYLRKAFEVTKSIEICTNLIICYLNKGDLKQAKLHYDIAKKMNPKDEIVLKLGNSFEK